GATTTGCTTTCCCAGCCTGCTGCCTGCAACAGCACGGGTGAGTTCCCCAAACGGCTTCAAAACTTGATCCCAAAACCACGGAGCTAAAGAGCAAAGCCGTTCTATTACATTAAAAGCTCAAGCAGCTTTCAACCAGCACGGGGGCACAGCTGGGGAAATGCCATTCCCCGCTGGGTGTTCTCTTCAGCACTGAAGTTCAGAGATGTCTGTGACCGTGGTCTTGTACAGTTTGGTCTCCCAGTCTAAGAGCTGTTTCACAAAGCCTTGGTGTGGTCTCATGTTCGTTTTGCACTTCAGGACGTGGCTCCAAGCGCTCTATGAACGGAAGGGAAGCAGGACAGCATTAGGAATCTGAACTGAATTGCAGGGATTTACACGGAACAGCGGCACTTGTAGACAGCACAGCTTTGTATTTACCCCCTGTGTTGGGTGTAAGAGCCTGCAGGTAAGAGTTCGGCTACTGGCGCAGGGACACACAGATTCGGGTCTGAGCTTCAGCCAAGCCTGTCACCGTCACACGCTGCTCTCCTGGGTACGAGGACAGCTCAGGCTGCTTTCACTACCCAGCAGGCATCTCCCATTAGTTTACACTGATGGAACGTTGCGCTCCTGGATTTGCTACCCTAAAACTCTCTTACTTCCACGGATGATAAGGAAAGCAGTGAACCATCAGCTATTCACAAGTAAGCCACAAAGGTTATCACGTTCCTCGACTGGTGTGATCCGATGGGATAGAGCAGCTATGACACCCCAGTTACCCCCCTGCACTGATTACAGCCACCTTATTTGTGAGTTCCAAGTAATCAGCTCGGAACTCTGCTACACGCAGGGTGGATCCACCAGGATCCCAGcgctctgctccagctgcatCCTTGGGTTTATCCATCCATTTCCAGCATTTAAAACAGACCGCCCCCCACACTTGCAGGATTGCTTAAGCCTGATGAGGCCAAAGGTTAGCAGATATGCTCCAttggtttgcttttctaatCTCAGTGATCCTGCAGGCTCCAAGGCTGATACATTGCAATATTCACCCCTCCGAGCCCACAGCGTGGATGTCACCAGTTCCCCCGAACTCAACAGATCGATTACCAATCGAACAAGGGGCCGCACATCCCAAATCTGTCTTTTGCGACATCTGCATCTTTGGAAGCTTTCAAAGCTCTTTGGCTTGGACTGGCTGCAGGATCCCATGGGAATCTATTGCATTGCTTTTGTCTGCAAGAAACGAGCTTGTCTGCCAGGGGAATCCCTCAGGAAAGCTTTCCCCAGCCAAGCAGCGCCCCGGCCAGCCGCAGCGTGCTGCTGCCAGGtcagcctttcctcctcctcctcctttttggCGCTTGGTGAAATGCTGACTCCAACCTGTTGATACCAATGGAGGGAAACCTGCAAGGGTCAGCCTTTCACTTTGGCACTGCAGTAATACAGCATGCGAGCGGTTATCAGTGTGCAGGAGCAATCCCACCCCAGGATATCAGCAGTATCTGCGGCCCTGCTGGCATGCTCAGCCTGCAATTACCCCTTGGCACCCAGCAGTGGTAAAAGATTTCCCCTTATGTTTGCACAGGACCAATTAAATGATTAGATACAGGCCCAGCTTCAGTGGAGTTTGGATCAATCCTTTCAGGCTCCCAAAGGAGGAAACATTTTCCAAACGAGGACAAGGCTTTAAGGAGATGCTCTTCAGTTCCCATGGGAACTAGCTGGCTCTGTGTTAAGCAGGCACCACTGGATGGTGCCTATGGCAGCACGATGCCCAAGCATTGCATGCAAAGGGAAGAAGGGCCTGGCACCAGAGGCGAGGCCACCAGGCTAAAGCACAGCCAGGTCACTCTCAGCCATCATTCATTATTATTCTTCTGTTACCAGAGCTATGGAACATCAGGTACTGGCCGTCTAACCTGTATATCCCTCCAGGGCTAGTATCATCCCATTCCAGATTTCTCTACAGCAGCATCTGTGCGAGGGGATTGCTTCCGGAGAAATAAAATAGGAGTTTGGAAGAAGTCAGTGGTGGCACTGAAGGCAGCGGTGAACCAGAGCCCTGCAAACACTGGGCTCCAAATTTCCCTGTAAACCCCATGGTATTGAGATGGGATTAACTCCAGCAGCTTCCAGATCCTGTCTTTCTCAGATCCAGGAGAGGAGAAATACCAAGCTCTGTAACCATAGCTTTATTTCTATAGCCCCATAGTTAAGTAGGGAAATGTAAGAATATCAGAGGTGCCAGGATAAGGACCCACAGCTCCAAAATCACACCTGGGCCGCCTCCCTAACGGTATAAAGAAGATGCAATCTCGTGTAATATCATCTGTTGCATTATCAGGTGGATAGCCTGCGTGAAAGCACAGATGATGTCTCTCTTATTACTGCAGTAATGAGGCTACAGAAGCAGGAATAAACTGCAGACCCAGCAGGACCTCGGGGAAATACAGCGGTGATGTACCTTCAGGGAAAACATGCAGGAATGAATAAGATAGGCCATGATCCCTGTGCTGCTCCGGCTTATCCCCAGGCTGGAGAACACCAGCACCGCTCCATGATCCAGCTGAGcatctggggaaagaaatgccaATCACGGATTAGGGATCTGGGAAATCAAGCTTCCAGCAGCCAAGCACTAATGCAGTGACAGCCGACAGCTCCCAGCCTGAGCAACAGGACCCTCGTGAACCCCGACAGCAGCAGATGGGCACTGCCAGCTCCTGTTGCTGGAAGCCTGAGTTAGGACATGGCTTTGAAGACCAGAACTAGTTGGTGATGACCAGTCAGTGTTTTATTACACATCAGTGCCACCTTTCCATCAGGTAGCTGAAGAAGAGTGGTCCACTATGAGCAGTCAGCTTGGTCAGCACCACATCACCTCCTCAGACTCTTCCCAGACAGGTTTAAAGGTATTGAAATTGCCCATGAATGCAAGCCTGTTGTCCACTCAAGCTGGAGGAATCAGCTCTCAATCTGGAGGGGACTTAGACTTCAAATCCCTTACCTTTCTATGGGGATTACTAGTAAGAAATGTGTATGTGCCAGCTAGGGCACAGGTTTTATGATGTTTTGATGATGGATAATTTGCAGTGGAATTTGCTAAGATGAGCAGactctttctccaaaagctAAGCCCAAGGATGCTGTCAGTCACTCCTAACCACGGTAACTCTGCTATTTATGCCTGAAAGGTTGCATATTTTATTAATAGCCTTTTGagtgctttcctttcctctccagagcaggcagcatggCATGTTTTTATCAGCAACTCTAGCATTCATAGGGCAAAAGTTCTTCTTTTACTGCTGTGAAGAGGTTGTGAGGTTTTGATTACTTTTAAAGCACCAAACCAGTGTTTTATAACTTATTTCTATCATGAGATACTAGTTCTGTTCTAAGACCCGAGTAGAAATGGCCCCACTCCAACATACACCTGGCGTGATGATATCCACACTCCTCTCAGAGTATGGGGAAAGCTTTAGTGTAGTGTTCACCCATAACCGTTCCAGCTTAAGTGATGTACTTTAGACTACCAAGTGAACTGTTTGACCATCAAGTAAACGGCATACACTAATACAAGAGCTACAGCTCATAAACCCTTACAGCCTTTCTTCTGCAATACTACTGGGAAGAACCCAGGCAAAATGAAAGGCAAGGAAGTAGATTTTTCTACTTGGGTTTCAATGCATGTGAATCGGTTCAGGACCATTAGATCCTCAAAtatcatttccttctttctctctttgtgcCCAGTTGTCATTTCTCATACTGGATGATAAGGTCTGTGGGGACAAAGGGGTCTTTTGCTTCTGGGTCGGTCCAGCGCTCAGCTCAGCAGGGCCTTGGTGTTATTTCATGAGTGTGATAAAAGATAATGACGGGGTTGGACACAATGGCAGGATGGCAGCTGTGTCTGCTGTGGGCACTGAGTGGGAGAGCATGTCTTTTCTTGCCTTCTCTGATGCAATCAGTTGAAGGCAGGTTTGTGCCATCCAACCTGAAAGTCTTCTCAGGCTCTACAGTGGGTCTGCAGGGCAAATCACAAAGGCTGTGGGGAGTTCTCTAATGTGTGTCACTCTCTGGTTCAAATAAAGCTCTGGTGGTTGAAGATTTGGACTGGTAAGAGTCAAAGGTGTCCGCTGAGTGTGGGCTTGCTTGGGAGCATATTGATTTTGACAGCTCCCGACCCTTCTGTCTGAGCTCCCTGTTCAAGTGAATCACAGTTGCTCCCACCTGATATCCTACAGTGAGCAAGGTCTCAGGGATCGCAGAGCAGGAACAACTCACCTATGAAATGACAAAtggtgggaaaggaagaaaaaagatctgCTTCAAGTGTGTCTGGAACAGACACATGGAGGTATCTGTCGCTGTCTGCAAACCTGGAAAAAGAGCACATTGTGTGACAGGAACCAGAGAAGCAGCTTTGAGAAACGTGTTTGTTGGAGGCAAGCTGACAACTGTCTTTGCTGTTACATGTGTGAGCTTTACATCATCATCATCGTTAGCATTATGATAAGGGATTTGTTATGGTAAGACACTGAGACACTTGTAATACAGAACCAGTCTAATTCCTGGTTTTCCATTGCACATGGTATCAGCATTGGTATCAATCTACAGCTTCCTTATCTGAGAAACATCAGTAATTTAGCTTTTACACTGATGTGTTTGTAAGATTTTGCTCTGAAACCTGTTCAGAGATGTAGGTTCTTTGTGAAGGAGGGTAGAATGTGACAGACTCGAAACGCCAAGGGCTTTCCAGGCCTCCTGTCCCTCAACCCACCCATGTCGTGGTGGAGGGCTGCAGGACTGCATTGCTGCTGTGCTAGCTCTGGAGTGCAGATCAGAAACAAGAGCATGAAACAGCACTCAAATCTGCAGCAAACAACAGGGGCTGCCCTGCAAGTCCCCAGGCACTGCCTCCTCTGTGAACGGGCTCTGGTGCTGCGCCACCTCCCTCCTTCCACAGGCACAGACATTGGTGAGGGTGATGCACTATGGAACGTACGATGTTGCACTCTGTTCGGAGATGTTGACTTGCGCTTTGATCTTCAGGTCTTTCTGTATTTGTTGGTTACAGGCCTGCTTGAAATTGCCCATATATAACTTTGCAGGTAGTATTTCTACAGGGTATGTCTGGAGGTTGGCCAGTTCCTGCCGGAGAGAAACCATTGGCTCAGTTTAGAGAGTGTATTTGCTTCCATTTGCTTTGTAAGTTCTTAAACGTAAGTCATGTGAAGAGCTGAACACACACATAGTCGCCAGCCCATGACACATTCTACTCTAATGACTCGTTTAATCACCTGGACTTTGTGTATATCAAAGTCTTTGTTAGATGTACTGAGAGTCATTAacagcattgctgtcactgtggCCTTACTTGAAGCAAACCCTAACTAAACAGGGGTCTTTCCATTTCTGGGGTACTGCAGCATGACAGACTCATTTGATGTTCTCCCTGGTTACTGTTCGCACGGCTGAATGGCATCACCTGccacctgcagagctgcaggtgcCCTGGTGTGGCACAACACAAGTGCGCAACTGCATCCTGGGTCTGCATGTGAAGGCTGGGTTGCCAGCAGTGCCTCTACATCCCTGACACTCAGCTGATGCTACAgcagaacaaagcagcagcctcGCAGTTTAAAGCAACAGAGAGCAACAGCTTAAACTGGGAGCTCAGTCTGATGGGGATTTGCTACTCTTCACAGAGGAGCACAAAGCAAACTGGTTTTCAGTGCTGAGTGCTGCGTTAGCACTGTATCATGGCCACTTCGTGTGAATCAGAAGTGACTGGGaaccacagaaacaaaagacGTGTTGCAATGAGATGCTCTCTGCTGTACAGCACCCTCTAAATCTGCTCTGCCTCAGGTCCTTAGATGTGAAAAAAAGGGTAATTGTGTCTCATAAGCTAAATAGATCAATGTTCCTAGGTGAAACCAAACAATGAGGACACCAGCGCTGCAGTAgatggctgttttccctctggGCCTCTTGAAACAATGCAGCAGCACCTGGTTTGTGATCCTTTCCCATGAAAAGCTTTATAGACACGGAACACCGTGCTTGCTAGGGTTTGTACTTCTGTCTGAAAACATTTACTGTGCACCCCCTCCCCGATAACCACACGTGAGAGAGGAACCTGCCTCTTCTCATCCTTTGTTTGTTCCATCGTCTTTACTCTCCAGTAGGCCACTTTTGGGGTTAGCAGAGCAACCCCCCCAGGTTGTTCTCATTAGCaatagaagaggaaagaaagacaaagtaCGGCCGTCAAAGAATTAGTGGTGAGACTCAGGGCAAGCACAGCCACTCGAATTACATTGGATTCCTCTGTTTAAAATGACTCTGATGTGAGGTTTAGGCCACCATCATTAGCCATCATCAGCTGAATATGAATGCTGATGTCTTCTATTTGCAAGTTAGTCTCGTCTTACCCAGggcatccacagagtcctctgaGTCCTCAGGAAATGATAGCAAGCTGAAAACTTCTTGTATCCTCCCTGCAGGATGAGCACGGGGTGGCTGGTGAACTGCTCTAAGCCTTTAGCATAGTGGATGGCAGCTCCTTTCTTGGCTTCTAAATGAGATCGAAAAGCTCTTTGGCAGGGTCAGAGTGTCTCCATCGGGGCTGGGGGTTACCTCTGTCCCACTGACACCCACAGCAAATTCCTTCTCATTTCATCTAATGCTCTGGAGAAAGCCTTGCTGAAAGCTAGACTTCCCCATTAACTGTTGCAGCAGGTCAGTAACATGGCATGCTGCTTGTCAGTTCTTGTCCTGAGCTTTTATTCCTCTCCTGGTTTCTTCTGTAGGTCTAGATAAAAGctatttttcctcctccctatTATGCGTTAGGAAATGCTTGTAATAAGTTCCCATAATGGGGAAGTATTATCAAATTAGATCTATTAATCTTAGTTTTATGGAGGCTCTTGTCTTTAGTCTGCTTTAGgcaaagagggagagaaggaggtaTATTGAATACATTCTTCATGTTTTAAACACTCCTCTCAGTGAAGTAAATTATGTGAGATGACTGCTCCCACTCCTCCCAAGGGATCCATCCCCCTTGCTTCTAGCTGTGTCTGATTCGGAAACAGATCAGCACAATAGAAACCCACTTCTGACTCTTCACACCTTCCTTTGCTCCCGTCTCATCACTGTTATGCAGTGATGAACACGCTTGCTTTATTCATTCCTCTCACACTCCCatgcttttgtctttaaaaaactTGACTAAAACTACAGTAGCCTTTATACAGCTAAATAGGAGCCAAACAAACACGCAGAGGTGGCTCTGCACGCAGCAGAACTCCTTGCCAAAGGATGTGTGCGAGCTAAACATTTCCATGGTTCAAGGAAGGCTGAACAATTGCATGGCAAAGTTTCCAGCTCTTCACATTTCGCAGTGAACTCCATCGAATCACTAACCCCA
The Lathamus discolor isolate bLatDis1 chromosome 14, bLatDis1.hap1, whole genome shotgun sequence genome window above contains:
- the STYXL1 gene encoding serine/threonine/tyrosine-interacting-like protein 1 isoform X1, with protein sequence MAGIELCEPRDLYNILNQHWLLPRLAETNYLCLLDVRTQREYDESHILTARRIAQSPAGKYLVPDSEELACVRYCVLYDDETSSLDRCDSDEERGSRFSDSSPTSSQQAKKGAAIHYAKGLEQFTSHPVLILQGGYKKFSACYHFLRTQRTLWMPWELANLQTYPVEILPAKLYMGNFKQACNQQIQKDLKIKAQVNISEQSATSFADSDRYLHVSVPDTLEADLFSSFPTICHFIDAQLDHGAVLVFSSLGISRSSTGIMAYLIHSCMFSLKSAWSHVLKCKTNMRPHQGFVKQLLDWETKLYKTTVTDISELQC
- the STYXL1 gene encoding serine/threonine/tyrosine-interacting-like protein 1 isoform X2 yields the protein MAGIELCEPRDLYNILNQHWLLPRLAETNYLCLLDVRTQREYDESHILTARRIAQSPAGKYLVPDSEELACVRYCVLYDDETSSLDRCDSDEERGSRFSDSSPTSSQPKKGAAIHYAKGLEQFTSHPVLILQGGYKKFSACYHFLRTQRTLWMPWELANLQTYPVEILPAKLYMGNFKQACNQQIQKDLKIKAQVNISEQSATSFADSDRYLHVSVPDTLEADLFSSFPTICHFIDAQLDHGAVLVFSSLGISRSSTGIMAYLIHSCMFSLKSAWSHVLKCKTNMRPHQGFVKQLLDWETKLYKTTVTDISELQC
- the STYXL1 gene encoding serine/threonine/tyrosine-interacting-like protein 1 isoform X3, with translation MAGIELCEPRDLYNILNQHWLLPRLAETNYLCLLDVRTQREYDESHILTARRIAQSPAGKYLVPDSEELACVRYCVLYDDETSSLDRCDSDEERGSRFSDSSPTSSQQAKKGAAIHYAKGLEQFTSHPVLILQGGYKKFSACYHFLRTQRTLWMPWELANLQTYPVEILPAKLYMGNFKQACNQQIQKDLKIKAQVNISEQSATSFADSDRYLHVSVPDTLEADLFSSFPTICHFIDAQLDHGAVLVFSSLGISRSSTGIMAYLIHSCMFSLKAIHLIMQQMILHEIASSLYR